A window of Deltaproteobacteria bacterium contains these coding sequences:
- the cyoE gene encoding protoheme IX farnesyltransferase codes for MPALEPAEDLDLAPGALPITQRRLVDFIELTKPRVVAMVVLTTLFGYYLGAASEGFDWLRLLWTLVGTGLAAGGTMALNQYLERDLDAQMHRTRRRPLPEGRLAPADALQFGAALTIVGILVLVAGSNMLAAAVTAATSVSYLFAYTPAKARTSLCTLIGAVPGALPPLTGWAAASGGLDPAAWAIFAIMFVWQIPHSLAIAQVYRDDYARAGFRLLPVVDPDGTSTARHILTYSLALVSVAMLPTLLGLAGPIYFAASILLGCSMVAPSVRLARSTNTADARRVMFASLVYLPCLFAAMAADKLSAAPW; via the coding sequence ATGCCGGCGCTCGAACCGGCCGAGGACCTGGATCTCGCCCCCGGAGCGCTGCCGATCACCCAGCGGCGCCTCGTCGACTTCATCGAGCTCACGAAACCGCGCGTCGTGGCGATGGTCGTCCTCACCACCCTCTTCGGCTACTACCTCGGCGCCGCGAGCGAGGGATTCGATTGGCTGCGGCTCCTCTGGACACTCGTCGGCACGGGGCTCGCCGCGGGCGGCACGATGGCGCTCAACCAGTATCTCGAACGCGACCTCGACGCGCAGATGCACCGGACCCGTAGGCGCCCGCTCCCGGAGGGACGCCTGGCCCCGGCCGACGCCCTCCAGTTCGGCGCCGCCCTCACGATCGTCGGCATCCTGGTGCTGGTCGCCGGCAGCAACATGCTCGCGGCGGCCGTCACCGCCGCGACCAGCGTGAGCTACCTCTTCGCCTATACCCCCGCGAAGGCGCGGACGTCGCTCTGCACCCTCATCGGCGCGGTCCCAGGCGCCCTGCCGCCGCTCACGGGATGGGCGGCCGCGAGCGGCGGCCTCGACCCCGCGGCGTGGGCGATCTTCGCGATCATGTTCGTCTGGCAGATCCCGCACTCGCTCGCGATCGCCCAGGTGTATCGCGACGATTACGCGCGCGCGGGCTTCCGCCTGCTGCCGGTGGTCGATCCCGACGGCACCAGCACGGCACGCCACATCCTCACGTACTCGCTCGCGCTCGTGAGTGTCGCCATGCTGCCGACGCTGCTCGGGCTCGCCGGCCCGATCTACTTCGCCGCTTCGATCCTGCTCGGGTGCAGCATGGTCGCCCCCTCGGTGCGGCTCGCGCGCTCGACGAACACGGCCGACGCGCGGCGCGTGATGTTCGCGAGCCTCGTCTACCTGCCTTGCCTCTTCGCGGCCATGGCGGCGGACAAGTTGAGCGCGGCACCCTGGTAG
- a CDS encoding heme A synthase produces the protein MTARDRQTPAAAARTPRGLHVFALVLAASTLALIFIGGLVTSTGSGLAVPDWPLSFGQFFPRMVGGVFYEHGHRMVAAAVGALTVAFAVATWLAETHPIVRRLALAAIGTVVTQGLLGGLTVIFLLPPAISSAHACLAQAFLCLTVALAVLTHPDWTPATRAPADPGLARLAVATAATVYAQLILGAVMRHTGAGLAIPDFPLAFGRIVPPLESAAVVIHFLHRMGALAVTVMVLWTAVRTLRTHAVERAVVRPALLAVALVATQITLGALAIWTRKAVLPTTAHVAVGAAILGTTVVWALRARRAAGAASGSTHPLFATERVPA, from the coding sequence GTGACGGCGCGGGATCGACAGACGCCAGCGGCGGCCGCGCGGACCCCGCGCGGGCTCCACGTCTTCGCGCTCGTCCTCGCGGCCTCGACGCTCGCGCTCATCTTCATCGGCGGGCTCGTCACGAGCACGGGCTCGGGCCTCGCCGTTCCCGACTGGCCGCTCTCGTTCGGGCAGTTCTTCCCGCGCATGGTCGGCGGCGTCTTCTACGAGCACGGCCATCGCATGGTCGCGGCAGCGGTCGGGGCGCTCACCGTGGCGTTCGCCGTGGCGACGTGGCTCGCCGAGACCCATCCGATCGTGCGCCGCCTCGCGCTCGCGGCGATCGGAACGGTCGTCACGCAGGGGCTGCTCGGCGGCCTTACGGTGATCTTCCTTCTGCCGCCGGCGATCTCGTCCGCCCACGCGTGTCTCGCGCAGGCCTTCCTCTGCCTGACCGTCGCCCTGGCAGTGCTGACGCACCCGGATTGGACGCCGGCGACGCGCGCGCCCGCCGATCCCGGGCTCGCCCGGCTCGCGGTGGCGACCGCCGCGACCGTCTACGCGCAGCTGATCCTCGGTGCCGTCATGCGGCATACGGGGGCCGGACTCGCCATCCCCGACTTTCCCCTGGCCTTCGGACGCATCGTACCGCCCCTCGAATCGGCGGCGGTCGTGATCCACTTCCTGCACCGGATGGGCGCGCTCGCCGTCACCGTGATGGTGCTCTGGACGGCCGTGCGCACGCTCCGGACGCACGCGGTCGAGCGCGCCGTCGTCCGGCCCGCGCTCCTGGCGGTCGCGCTCGTGGCGACCCAGATCACGCTCGGCGCCCTCGCCATCTGGACGCGAAAAGCGGTCCTCCCGACCACGGCGCACGTCGCGGTCGGCGCCGCCATCCTCGGAACGACCGTCGTATGGGCGCTCCGCGCCCGCCGCGCCGCCGGGGCGGCGTCCGGATCGACGCACCCGCTCTTCGCCACCGAGCGGGTGCCCGCATGA
- a CDS encoding ABC transporter ATP-binding protein, with amino-acid sequence MNAVRPAASSPTTTAAIVIAGLTHRYGERTALHGIDLDVRRGEIFGVLGPNGGGKTTLFKVLATLVAPQAGAVAVFDEDTARYPERVRRRLGVVFQQPALDGMLTVRENLACHGALYGLGGAESRARAATLLERLGLADRADDRVEALSGGLARRVELAKGLLHGPDLVLLDEPSTGLDPGARRDFFSYLVHLRDREGLTVVLTTHYMEEAERCDRIGFIHQGRLVAVGAPADLKAEIGGDVVVVDAADPEAMRQRIERRFGCVPHVVDGVLRIELPRGHEFVRDVVEAFPGDIRSVTYGKPTLEDVFVHLTGERFFGEGAAGPGRA; translated from the coding sequence ATGAACGCCGTCCGTCCGGCCGCCTCGTCACCGACGACCACGGCGGCGATCGTGATCGCCGGGCTCACGCACCGCTACGGTGAGCGCACGGCGCTCCACGGCATCGACCTCGACGTCCGGCGCGGCGAGATCTTCGGCGTGCTCGGCCCGAACGGGGGCGGGAAGACGACGCTCTTCAAGGTCCTCGCGACGCTCGTCGCACCTCAGGCGGGCGCGGTCGCCGTGTTCGACGAGGATACCGCGCGGTATCCCGAGCGGGTGCGGCGGCGGCTCGGCGTCGTGTTCCAACAGCCGGCCCTCGACGGCATGCTCACGGTGCGCGAGAACCTCGCCTGCCATGGGGCGCTCTACGGCCTCGGCGGCGCCGAGAGCCGCGCGCGGGCCGCGACGTTGCTCGAGCGGCTCGGTCTCGCCGACCGCGCGGACGACCGCGTGGAGGCGCTCTCCGGCGGCCTCGCCCGGCGCGTCGAGCTCGCGAAGGGCCTGCTGCACGGACCGGATCTCGTCCTGCTCGACGAGCCGTCGACCGGGCTCGATCCCGGGGCCCGGCGCGATTTCTTTTCGTACCTCGTCCACTTACGGGATCGTGAGGGGCTCACCGTCGTGCTGACCACGCACTACATGGAGGAGGCCGAGCGGTGCGATCGCATCGGCTTCATCCACCAGGGTCGGCTGGTCGCGGTCGGCGCTCCGGCGGACCTCAAGGCGGAGATCGGCGGGGACGTGGTCGTTGTCGACGCCGCCGACCCGGAGGCGATGCGGCAGCGGATCGAGCGCCGCTTCGGGTGCGTACCCCATGTCGTCGACGGCGTGCTGCGGATCGAGCTGCCGCGCGGGCACGAGTTCGTGCGTGACGTCGTCGAGGCGTTCCCGGGCGACATCCGCTCGGTCACGTACGGCAAGCCGACGCTCGAGGACGTGTTCGTGCATCTCACGGGCGAGCGCTTCTTCGGCGAGGGCGCGGCCGGGCCGGGGAGGGCCTAG
- a CDS encoding Ig-like domain-containing protein, with the protein MKKTCNQLLAAWVAALVVVGAAYAQPSGDPSVCYKTRGLGSHGGLPSFAPREADVVIDVFSTARPEDRHQIDVQKAIGLCAPASVEGELVVDEVAHLEAYGIRVTKTSPRQPRHVDGVHEIVNRFGRLKLRVESEDRLLAPTAKALGTGGVAPLASTGVDHFKCYDAKVARAPKGAPVYPTFTPFDVAVADQFGPRVLTVKKPRRFCAPASVAGADPAAPTHATYLVCYQVRLARTKPKQAKPGATSVSTHSVFGPEALAVTRPDEICVPSLKDPSAATPVPTTTATPVPPGDVVAIRIDPQARYVNPGGTATYTATADLVGGGTENYTQKVVWTSSNPGVALAANAAGDRSRIAAVSPGIATISATDPVSGVSSTTSGGDATFNVPGALVSIAVAPAALALDVGEAKSLVATGTFEGGVTRNITQQLTYASSDPTVVVATNLDGNKSRVEAAAQGSAAISAVDPVTGVSSADANGDAAITVLGALESVTLSPLAKTRPAGQFQSYVATGHYAGGVDLNITQEVDYASSDPSVAVAPNTPGNKGRVDTVAPGTTTISASHPSGVTTTMGGNDATLTVSAAVSDLIGIALAPTSATRAVGEAQTFTATGHYEGGGTANLTQQVTYVSSDPSVVAAPNAPGNKSRVEMLAPGTATISAAYTDPQSGLEVSSADSGGDATVTVLGALERITLSPTPATRAVNQSLTYTAIGHFGGGTTKNLTQRVDYHTSDAGVAVAANVAGNKSRVDALAPGQVTISATDPVTGVSTTSTGDDAALTVIGGLERITLSPLVATRSPGGVQRYTATGHFGGGVTQNLTQELVYSSSDSSVASAPNDAGDRSRVDALTPGATTISATHPTAGVSTTDSGDDAALTVE; encoded by the coding sequence ATGAAGAAGACGTGCAACCAGTTGCTCGCGGCCTGGGTGGCCGCGCTCGTCGTCGTCGGGGCCGCGTACGCGCAGCCGAGCGGCGATCCGTCCGTCTGCTACAAGACGCGCGGGCTCGGCTCGCACGGCGGGTTGCCGAGCTTCGCGCCGCGCGAGGCCGACGTCGTCATCGACGTCTTCAGCACGGCGCGCCCGGAGGACCGGCACCAGATCGACGTGCAGAAGGCGATCGGGCTCTGCGCTCCGGCGAGCGTCGAGGGCGAACTCGTCGTCGACGAGGTCGCGCATCTCGAAGCGTACGGAATCCGGGTGACCAAGACGTCGCCGCGCCAGCCGCGTCACGTGGACGGCGTCCACGAGATCGTGAACCGGTTCGGCAGGCTGAAGCTGCGCGTCGAGAGCGAGGACCGCCTGCTCGCGCCGACGGCGAAGGCGCTCGGCACGGGCGGGGTGGCGCCGCTCGCGTCGACCGGCGTCGATCACTTCAAGTGCTACGACGCCAAGGTCGCGCGGGCGCCGAAGGGTGCGCCCGTCTATCCGACCTTCACGCCGTTCGACGTCGCCGTAGCGGACCAGTTCGGTCCGCGGGTCCTGACGGTCAAGAAGCCGCGCCGCTTCTGCGCCCCGGCGAGCGTCGCCGGCGCCGACCCCGCGGCGCCGACCCACGCGACCTATCTCGTCTGCTACCAGGTGCGGCTCGCCAGGACGAAGCCGAAGCAGGCGAAGCCCGGCGCGACGAGCGTCTCGACGCACTCCGTCTTCGGTCCGGAAGCGCTCGCCGTCACGAGGCCCGACGAGATCTGCGTGCCGTCGCTGAAGGATCCCTCGGCCGCGACGCCGGTGCCGACGACGACCGCGACCCCCGTGCCGCCCGGAGACGTCGTCGCCATCCGCATCGATCCGCAGGCGCGCTACGTGAACCCCGGCGGCACCGCGACCTACACGGCCACCGCCGATCTCGTCGGCGGCGGCACCGAGAACTACACCCAGAAGGTCGTCTGGACGTCGAGCAACCCGGGCGTCGCGCTGGCGGCGAACGCGGCCGGAGATCGCAGCAGGATCGCCGCCGTGAGCCCCGGGATCGCCACGATCTCCGCGACCGATCCGGTGAGCGGCGTGTCCTCGACGACGTCGGGCGGCGACGCGACGTTCAACGTACCCGGCGCGCTCGTCAGCATCGCGGTCGCGCCGGCGGCGCTGGCGCTCGATGTCGGCGAGGCGAAGAGCCTGGTCGCGACCGGCACCTTCGAGGGCGGCGTCACCCGCAATATCACGCAACAGCTCACCTATGCCTCGAGCGATCCGACCGTCGTGGTGGCGACGAACCTCGACGGCAACAAGAGCCGGGTCGAGGCGGCGGCGCAGGGGTCCGCGGCGATCTCGGCGGTGGATCCCGTGACCGGCGTCAGCAGCGCCGACGCGAACGGCGACGCCGCGATCACGGTCCTGGGTGCGCTCGAGAGCGTGACGCTGAGCCCGCTCGCCAAGACGCGGCCCGCCGGACAATTCCAGAGCTACGTGGCGACGGGCCACTACGCCGGCGGCGTGGACCTGAACATCACCCAGGAGGTCGACTACGCTTCGAGCGACCCGAGCGTCGCCGTGGCGCCCAACACGCCCGGGAACAAGGGCAGGGTCGACACCGTCGCGCCGGGAACGACGACGATCTCCGCGTCGCATCCGAGCGGCGTCACGACGACCATGGGAGGCAACGACGCGACCCTCACGGTCTCGGCGGCCGTATCGGACCTGATCGGCATCGCGCTCGCGCCGACGAGCGCGACGCGTGCCGTCGGGGAGGCGCAGACCTTCACCGCGACGGGGCACTACGAGGGCGGCGGCACGGCGAATCTCACGCAGCAGGTGACGTACGTCTCCTCCGACCCGAGCGTCGTCGCGGCGCCCAACGCGCCCGGAAACAAGAGCCGGGTCGAGATGCTGGCGCCGGGCACGGCGACGATCTCCGCCGCGTACACGGATCCGCAGTCCGGGCTGGAGGTGAGCAGCGCCGACTCGGGCGGCGATGCCACGGTCACCGTGCTCGGGGCGCTCGAACGGATCACGCTCTCGCCGACGCCAGCGACGCGCGCGGTGAACCAATCGCTGACCTACACCGCGATCGGGCACTTCGGCGGTGGTACGACGAAGAACCTGACCCAGCGGGTCGACTACCACACGAGCGATGCGGGCGTCGCCGTCGCGGCGAACGTCGCCGGCAACAAGAGCCGCGTGGACGCCCTCGCCCCCGGGCAGGTCACGATCTCGGCGACCGATCCGGTGACCGGCGTGAGCACGACGAGCACCGGCGACGACGCGGCGCTCACGGTGATCGGCGGGCTCGAGCGCATCACCTTGAGCCCGCTCGTCGCGACGCGCTCGCCCGGAGGTGTCCAGCGGTACACGGCGACGGGACACTTCGGCGGCGGCGTGACGCAGAACCTGACGCAGGAGCTCGTCTATTCGTCCAGCGATTCGTCCGTGGCGAGCGCGCCGAACGACGCGGGCGATCGGAGCCGCGTCGACGCGCTCACGCCCGGTGCGACGACGATCTCCGCCACCCATCCGACCGCGGGCGTCAGCACCACGGACAGCGGAGACGACGCCGCGCTCACGGTCGAGTGA
- the lpxD gene encoding UDP-3-O-(3-hydroxymyristoyl)glucosamine N-acyltransferase — MTLAEIAERLGCELRGDGAIEIGAIRGLEEAGPGDLTFLVNPKYAAQLAATRASAVIVATGAAELPIATLRADNPYLCFARALAMFHRPLAPPPGIHPTAVVAASARVAAPTSIGPYAVVGEGVEIGSGATIHPHVTIYAGVKIGSDFVAHAGVVVREHVRIGDRVVLHAGVVIGADGFGFAPSPTGAVKIPQAGIVVIEDDVEIGANTTVDRATLGATVIRRGAKLDNLVMVAHNCEVGAHSFLAAQVGIAGSTKIGRGVQMGGQAGAAGHLTIGDGVLVAAQSGVPNSVPAGKTVGGYPAMEVGLWRRTSAAILRLPELVRRVRRLERRLGPERGDEGGDTEG, encoded by the coding sequence ATGACGCTCGCGGAGATCGCGGAACGGCTGGGGTGCGAGCTGCGGGGGGACGGTGCGATCGAGATCGGGGCGATTCGCGGGCTCGAGGAGGCCGGTCCCGGCGACCTCACGTTCCTCGTGAATCCGAAATACGCGGCGCAGCTCGCCGCGACGCGGGCGTCGGCGGTGATCGTCGCGACGGGCGCGGCGGAACTCCCGATCGCGACGCTCCGTGCCGACAACCCGTATCTTTGCTTCGCGCGGGCGCTCGCGATGTTCCATCGACCGCTGGCGCCGCCGCCCGGCATCCACCCGACGGCGGTCGTCGCGGCGAGCGCGCGGGTCGCGGCGCCGACGTCGATCGGTCCCTACGCCGTCGTGGGGGAGGGCGTGGAGATCGGATCCGGCGCGACGATCCACCCGCACGTGACCATCTACGCCGGCGTGAAGATCGGCAGCGACTTCGTCGCGCACGCCGGCGTCGTCGTACGCGAGCACGTCCGGATCGGCGACCGCGTGGTGCTGCACGCCGGGGTCGTGATCGGGGCCGACGGCTTCGGCTTCGCGCCGAGCCCGACCGGCGCGGTGAAGATCCCGCAGGCCGGCATCGTCGTAATCGAGGACGACGTGGAGATCGGCGCGAACACGACGGTCGATCGCGCCACGCTCGGGGCCACGGTCATCCGGCGCGGCGCCAAGCTCGACAACCTGGTAATGGTCGCGCACAACTGCGAGGTCGGCGCGCACAGCTTCCTCGCGGCGCAGGTGGGGATCGCGGGCTCGACGAAGATCGGCCGCGGCGTCCAAATGGGCGGGCAGGCGGGAGCCGCGGGGCACCTCACGATCGGCGACGGCGTGCTGGTGGCGGCGCAGAGCGGCGTTCCGAACTCGGTGCCGGCGGGAAAGACCGTCGGGGGCTACCCGGCAATGGAGGTCGGGCTCTGGCGCCGCACCTCGGCTGCGATCCTGCGCTTGCCGGAATTGGTGCGGCGGGTCCGGCGGTTGGAGCGCCGGCTCGGCCCCGAGCGGGGCGACGAGGGCGGCGACACGGAGGGCTGA
- the rpmF gene encoding 50S ribosomal protein L32: protein MAVPKRRTSSTKRNKRRAHDALRPASFITCPSCSEPMLRHRACAHCGEYRGRKVLDTTEA, encoded by the coding sequence ATGGCAGTTCCGAAACGACGTACGTCCAGCACCAAGCGCAACAAGCGGCGCGCGCACGATGCGCTGCGCCCGGCGAGCTTCATCACCTGCCCGAGCTGCAGCGAGCCCATGCTGCGGCATCGCGCCTGCGCGCATTGCGGGGAATACCGCGGGCGCAAGGTGCTCGACACCACGGAGGCGTGA
- a CDS encoding HAMP domain-containing histidine kinase encodes MTTEAIFPVDPTRLEQLLHVQERLLLGGYDEATLADRLCQSTALVLGASGARLAAVANDTVETRGAYGVPFTAADDAIVRSATAERRPVLGDATHETGMLTLPIEHEPAGLAMQLRPWIGGAFGLEHVGLARYAASLAAVALKHARTRREPAAGDGGPAEILASLSHDLRQPLNVMLGYTQLLIDDTYGACTAEQREVLSTIERHARELFTVLTGALDLVRLEREADRTAAEPFTAREVIEELCTGSLAHRAGHGVALTWHADPATPPFRSDRFRVRQVLQNLVDNALRHTERGAVSVTAAPHARRVRLEVADTGSGIAAADLPHVFTPFRTGSHGRTGTGLGLYIVKRFCETLGGEVRVASTLGSGTRFTVDLPTELPAR; translated from the coding sequence GTGACCACCGAAGCGATCTTTCCCGTCGATCCGACCCGGCTGGAGCAGCTGCTGCACGTCCAGGAGCGGCTCCTGCTCGGTGGCTACGACGAAGCGACGCTCGCCGACCGCCTCTGCCAGAGCACGGCGCTCGTGCTCGGCGCGTCCGGAGCCCGCCTCGCGGCCGTCGCAAACGACACCGTCGAGACGCGCGGAGCGTACGGCGTGCCCTTCACGGCCGCGGACGACGCTATCGTGCGGTCGGCGACGGCCGAGCGCCGTCCCGTGCTCGGCGACGCGACCCACGAGACCGGCATGCTGACGCTGCCGATCGAACACGAGCCCGCCGGGCTCGCGATGCAGCTCCGCCCATGGATCGGCGGGGCGTTCGGACTCGAACACGTCGGGCTCGCCCGCTACGCCGCCTCGCTGGCAGCGGTCGCCCTGAAGCACGCGCGCACCCGGCGGGAGCCCGCAGCGGGCGACGGAGGACCGGCCGAGATCCTGGCGTCGCTCTCCCACGACCTGCGCCAGCCGCTCAACGTGATGCTCGGCTACACGCAGCTCCTGATCGACGACACCTACGGCGCCTGCACCGCCGAGCAGCGCGAAGTCCTCTCCACCATCGAGCGGCACGCCCGGGAGCTTTTCACGGTGCTGACCGGCGCGCTCGATCTCGTCCGGCTCGAGCGCGAAGCCGACCGAACCGCCGCGGAGCCCTTCACCGCCCGCGAGGTCATCGAGGAGCTTTGCACCGGATCGCTGGCGCACCGCGCCGGCCACGGCGTCGCCCTCACCTGGCACGCCGACCCCGCCACTCCGCCCTTCCGGAGCGACCGCTTCCGCGTGCGCCAGGTCCTGCAGAACCTCGTCGACAACGCGCTCCGCCACACCGAGCGAGGTGCCGTATCGGTCACCGCGGCGCCGCACGCTCGCCGCGTTCGCCTCGAGGTCGCCGACACCGGGAGCGGCATCGCGGCCGCGGACCTGCCGCACGTCTTCACACCCTTTCGGACCGGCAGCCATGGCCGCACCGGAACGGGCCTCGGCCTCTACATCGTGAAGCGCTTCTGCGAGACGCTCGGTGGCGAGGTGCGGGTCGCGAGCACCCTCGGCAGCGGGACGCGCTTCACCGTCGACCTGCCGACCGAGCTTCCCGCTCGATGA
- a CDS encoding DUF177 domain-containing protein — protein sequence MKIQLHDILAVEDQLDYDEPVEELNATLAKANHDYEFRAPLHVRVRYSRSQLDLFFDGEVSGRAEAACGRCLETYPLDVAQEFSVVLTPATRLSGEIELAPGDLTQSFYEGTEVDLTPLVYEQVMLALPTRPLCGEECRGLCPQCGSNRNTSRCGCTVETGDPRWSALRNLKIDRGA from the coding sequence ATGAAAATCCAACTGCACGACATTCTCGCCGTCGAGGACCAGCTCGACTACGACGAGCCGGTCGAGGAGCTGAACGCGACCCTCGCGAAGGCCAATCACGACTACGAGTTCCGTGCGCCGCTGCACGTTCGGGTCAGGTACTCCCGGTCGCAGCTCGACCTCTTCTTCGACGGCGAGGTGTCGGGCCGGGCCGAGGCCGCCTGTGGGCGGTGTCTCGAAACGTACCCGCTCGACGTCGCCCAGGAGTTCTCGGTGGTCCTGACCCCGGCGACGCGGCTCAGCGGCGAGATCGAGCTCGCGCCGGGGGACCTCACCCAGTCGTTCTACGAGGGGACCGAGGTCGACCTCACCCCGCTCGTCTACGAGCAGGTGATGCTCGCCTTGCCCACGCGGCCACTCTGTGGTGAAGAGTGCCGGGGGCTCTGCCCGCAGTGCGGCAGCAACCGCAACACCAGCCGGTGCGGCTGCACGGTCGAGACCGGTGATCCTCGCTGGTCGGCGCTCCGCAATCTCAAGATCGACCGCGGCGCCTGA
- the hisI gene encoding phosphoribosyl-AMP cyclohydrolase — translation MQNVIDFAKGDGLVPVIVQDDRSGAVLMLAYMNQESFDRTVATGYATYWSRSRQSFWVKGESSGHRQKVHAIHVDCDGDTVLLRVEQEGGAACHEGYPSCFFRKRADDAWQVVETRVFDPAKVYAK, via the coding sequence ATGCAGAACGTCATCGACTTCGCCAAAGGCGACGGGCTCGTCCCGGTGATCGTCCAGGACGACCGGTCCGGGGCGGTCCTGATGCTCGCGTACATGAACCAGGAGTCGTTCGACCGCACGGTCGCGACCGGCTACGCCACCTACTGGAGCCGCTCGCGCCAGAGCTTCTGGGTGAAGGGCGAGAGCTCCGGACACCGGCAGAAGGTGCACGCGATCCACGTCGACTGCGACGGCGACACGGTGCTGTTGCGGGTCGAGCAGGAGGGCGGCGCGGCGTGTCACGAGGGCTACCCGAGCTGCTTCTTCCGCAAGCGCGCCGACGACGCATGGCAGGTCGTCGAGACCCGCGTCTTCGATCCGGCCAAGGTCTACGCGAAATGA
- a CDS encoding ATP phosphoribosyltransferase produces the protein MSILKLGIPKGSLEQATIDLFRKSGWRISAGSRSYFPSVDDSALRCNLIRAQEMARYVEAGTLDAGITGHDWILENDSQVEVVCDLVYSKATIRPTRWVLVVPDASPVQKPEDLRGKTVATELVSYTKRYFAARKIEVDVEFSWGATEAKAAEGLVDAIVEVTETGSTLRANGLRIVAELFSSNPQLIANREAMRDPWKREKIEQIGLLLTGALRAQTQVGIKLNVPKEQLEAIVAMLPSITAPTVSNLYGKDWFSVESVIAEDVVRELIPKLMKAGAVGIIEYGLNKVI, from the coding sequence ATGAGCATCCTCAAACTCGGCATCCCGAAGGGCAGCCTCGAGCAGGCGACGATCGACCTCTTCCGCAAGTCGGGATGGCGAATCAGCGCCGGCAGCCGGAGCTACTTTCCGTCGGTCGACGATTCGGCGCTGCGGTGCAACCTCATACGGGCGCAGGAGATGGCGCGCTACGTCGAGGCGGGCACGCTCGACGCCGGCATCACCGGTCACGACTGGATCCTCGAGAACGACTCGCAGGTCGAGGTGGTCTGCGATCTCGTCTACTCGAAGGCGACGATCCGTCCGACCCGTTGGGTGCTGGTGGTGCCCGACGCATCGCCGGTGCAGAAGCCCGAGGACTTGCGCGGGAAGACCGTCGCGACCGAACTCGTGAGCTACACGAAGCGCTACTTCGCAGCGCGCAAGATCGAGGTCGACGTCGAGTTCTCCTGGGGCGCCACCGAGGCCAAGGCCGCCGAAGGTCTCGTCGACGCGATCGTCGAGGTCACCGAGACGGGCAGCACGCTCCGGGCGAACGGGCTGCGCATCGTCGCCGAGCTCTTCAGCTCCAACCCGCAGCTCATCGCCAATCGGGAGGCGATGCGCGACCCCTGGAAGCGGGAGAAGATCGAGCAGATCGGCCTGCTGCTCACCGGCGCGCTCCGTGCGCAGACGCAGGTCGGAATCAAGCTGAACGTCCCGAAGGAGCAGCTCGAGGCGATCGTCGCCATGCTCCCGAGCATCACCGCACCGACCGTCTCGAACCTCTACGGCAAGGACTGGTTCTCGGTGGAGAGCGTGATCGCCGAGGACGTCGTTCGCGAGCTCATCCCGAAGCTCATGAAAGCCGGCGCCGTCGGCATCATCGAGTACGGTCTCAACAAGGTCATCTGA
- a CDS encoding ABC transporter permease yields the protein MRALWWREIVRFVRQRSRLVGAFAQPLLFWVLLGGGFSASLRPPGAPADLGTMAYFYPGIIGLVLLFTAIFSTIAVVEDRKSGFLQGVLVSPIPRGGIVLGQALGGTTLAVLQGALFLVLAPLVGISLSFGAILAVVGVIAAIAFALTSLGLVIAWRMESTQGFHAIMNLILMPIWILSGAFFPASGAAGWLGWLMQLNPLTYGMAALRRCLYLGAPEAAGRVPALVPSVLVTLAFCATAFWAAAATARRSR from the coding sequence GTGCGAGCCCTCTGGTGGCGCGAGATCGTTCGGTTCGTCCGGCAGCGGAGCCGCCTCGTCGGGGCCTTCGCGCAGCCGCTGCTCTTCTGGGTGCTGCTCGGTGGCGGCTTCAGCGCGTCGCTTCGTCCGCCCGGCGCGCCGGCGGATCTCGGCACGATGGCCTACTTCTATCCGGGGATCATCGGACTCGTGCTGCTGTTCACCGCGATCTTCTCCACCATCGCGGTCGTGGAGGACCGCAAGAGCGGCTTTCTCCAGGGCGTGCTGGTGTCGCCGATCCCGCGCGGCGGGATCGTCCTCGGGCAGGCGCTCGGCGGCACGACGCTCGCGGTCCTGCAGGGCGCCCTCTTCCTCGTGCTGGCGCCGCTCGTCGGTATCTCGCTCTCGTTCGGCGCGATACTCGCGGTCGTGGGCGTGATCGCCGCCATCGCCTTCGCGCTCACCTCGCTCGGGCTCGTGATCGCGTGGCGCATGGAATCCACCCAGGGGTTCCACGCCATCATGAACCTGATCCTGATGCCGATCTGGATCCTCTCGGGCGCCTTCTTTCCGGCCTCCGGCGCCGCGGGGTGGCTCGGCTGGCTGATGCAACTGAACCCGCTGACGTACGGCATGGCGGCGCTCCGCCGCTGCCTCTATCTCGGTGCGCCCGAGGCCGCGGGGCGCGTGCCGGCGCTCGTGCCGTCGGTGCTCGTGACGCTTGCCTTCTGCGCCACCGCCTTCTGGGCGGCGGCCGCTACGGCGCGGCGCAGTCGCTGA